One Vanessa atalanta chromosome 6, ilVanAtal1.2, whole genome shotgun sequence genomic window carries:
- the LOC125064564 gene encoding somatostatin receptor type 2-like, with protein sequence MELEDVEMYGHDNYSFDHNGTLNGTYENCPNINLPVVYVVTQILYAIVCVVGLLGNTLVIYVVLRYSKMQTVTNMYIVNLAIADECFLIGIPFLIVTMSLRAWPFGRFMCKAYMISTGINQFTSSIFLCIMSADRYIAVCHPIAAPRLRTPFVSRIVSAAAWTASALVMTPIFMYTTLIQTENGLSCNIVWPEREFNKGQASFTLYSFALGFASPLTLIFVFYCLVIRKLKTVGPKNKSKEKKRSHRKVTKLVLTVIAVYVLCWLPYWAFQVALIYSPPTECASRITITVFLVAACFSYSNSAMNPILYAFLSDNFKKSFLKACTCAAGKDVNATLHVENSVIPRKKGGSAARAQSRALAEARGLTGPREGACGSRSEASTAITSRSIAASEALHMETRPSTLAPLIAPNGVSHSRL encoded by the coding sequence ATGGAGCTCGAAGACGTGGAAATGTATGGGCACGACAATTACTCCTTCGACCACAATGGAACTTTAAACGGCACCTATGAAAATTGTCCCAACATCAACCTCCCCGTCGTGTATGTAGTCACACAGATCCTCTACGCTATAGTGTGTGTTGTCGGCCTACTTGGGAATACGCTCGTCATATATGTCGTCCTTCGATATTCAAAAATGCAAACAGTGACTAACATGTATATTGTAAACTTGGCAATCGCTGATGAATGCTTTCTCATAGGAATACCATTCCTGATCGTCACGATGTCACTACGAGCTTGGCCATTTGGAAGATTCATGTGTAAGGCGTATATGATATCCACTGGGATAAACCAATTTACGAGCAGTATATTTCTTTGCATCATGAGTGCTGATAGATACATAGCAGTATGTCACCCTATAGCAGCGCCGCGTCTAAGAACACCTTTTGTCTCACGAATAGTTTCAGCAGCTGCCTGGACGGCTTCAGCATTGGTTATGACGCCCATTTTCATGTATACCACACTGATACAAACTGAAAACGGACTATCGTGTAATATCGTGTGGCCAGAAAGAGAATTCAATAAAGGACAGGCCTCGTTCACGCTGTACTCTTTTGCACTTGGCTTCGCATCGCCTCTAACCCTTATCTTTGTCTTCTATTGTCTCGTAATAAGAAAGCTAAAGACGGTGGGTCCTAAGAACAAATCGAAAGAAAAGAAGCGCTCCCACAGGAAAGTGACTAAATTAGTACTTACGGTCATAGCTGTATATGTGCTCTGCTGGCTGCCATATTGGGCTTTTCAAGTTGCTTTGATATATTCACCACCAACGGAGTGCGCCAGTCGCATTACAATTACGGTGTTCCTTGTGGCGGCCTGTTTCAGTTATAGTAACTCCGCGATGAATCCTATTCTTTACGCTTTCCTATCGGACAATTTTAAGAAGAGTTTCTTAAAGGCTTGTACTTGTGCAGCAGGAAAGGACGTCAATGCTACGTTGCATGTTGAGAATAGCGTCATACCCCGAAAGAAGGGAGGAAGTGCAGCGCGTGCTCAATCTCGTGCTCTAGCGGAAGCTCGTGGTCTCACAGGTCCACGAGAAGGTGCTTGTGGATCTAGGTCTGAGGCATCTACAGCAATAACTTCGAGGTCCATTGCTGCCAGCGAAGCTCTTCACATGGAAACAAGACCATCTACCCTGGCACCACTTATAGCACCAAATGGTGTTTCGCATTCGCGTCTTTGA